The proteins below are encoded in one region of Limnohabitans sp. 63ED37-2:
- a CDS encoding phosphoribosylaminoimidazolesuccinocarboxamide synthase, which translates to MPNALHTSALTSLPLLARGKVRDNYAVGDDRILMVASDRISAFDVIMGEPIPGKGVLLTQMALFWFDKLGPKGLNICPIHLTGEAPESVVSDEEVPQVQGRSMLVKRLKPIPVEAVVRGYLAGSGWKEYQDNQAVCGVKLPAGLKNASRLPEPIYTPAAKAAVGEHDENITFERTVEMIGADLATRIRDISIQLYKAARDIAATKGIIIADTKFEFGLDADGTLVLMDEVLTPDSSRYWPTDSYEQSYVEGSNPPSYDKQFLRDWLETATVNGKPWDKTPPAPRLPREVIENTAAKYEEAMNKLMA; encoded by the coding sequence ATGCCCAACGCACTCCACACCTCGGCCCTGACCTCTTTGCCTCTGCTGGCGCGTGGCAAGGTGCGTGACAACTACGCCGTGGGTGACGACCGCATTTTGATGGTGGCCTCAGACCGCATCAGCGCGTTTGACGTGATCATGGGCGAGCCGATTCCCGGCAAAGGCGTGCTGCTCACGCAAATGGCCTTGTTCTGGTTCGACAAGCTCGGCCCCAAGGGCCTGAACATCTGCCCGATCCACCTGACGGGCGAAGCGCCCGAGAGCGTGGTGAGCGACGAAGAAGTGCCGCAAGTCCAAGGCCGCTCCATGCTGGTCAAGCGCCTGAAACCCATCCCGGTCGAGGCGGTGGTGCGCGGTTATCTGGCCGGCAGCGGCTGGAAGGAATACCAAGACAACCAAGCCGTGTGCGGCGTGAAGCTGCCCGCAGGCCTGAAAAACGCCAGCCGCTTGCCCGAACCCATCTACACCCCGGCCGCCAAAGCGGCGGTGGGTGAGCACGACGAAAACATCACCTTCGAGCGCACGGTGGAGATGATCGGTGCCGATCTGGCCACCCGCATCCGCGACATCAGCATCCAGCTCTACAAAGCCGCGCGTGACATCGCAGCGACCAAAGGCATCATCATTGCCGACACCAAGTTCGAGTTTGGCCTCGACGCCGACGGCACCTTGGTGCTGATGGACGAGGTGCTGACGCCCGATTCATCGCGTTACTGGCCCACAGATTCTTATGAACAGAGTTATGTGGAAGGGTCCAACCCGCCCAGCTACGACAAACAGTTTTTGCGCGATTGGCTGGAGACCGCCACCGTTAACGGCAAGCCTTGGGACAAAACCCCGCCTGCGCCGCGCTTGCCGCGCGAGGTGATCGAGAACACCGCCGCCAAATACGAAGAGGCCATGAACAAGCTGATGGCCTGA
- a CDS encoding Mpo1 family 2-hydroxy fatty acid dioxygenase, producing the protein MTLFRPATTLMVQYAHYHRDRRNIVTHLLGIPLIFLSIGVLLLSPSWVVAGQTVTLAWALWALTSVWYLSRGDVLLGAATSFVNGVLIAAAHEVPPLAQALGLAVWQAGLGLFFIGWVIQFIGHYFEGKKPAFVDDVVGLLVGPMFVVGEVLMWAGLLQRMHMDIERQAGPTR; encoded by the coding sequence ATGACGCTTTTTCGCCCCGCGACCACCTTGATGGTCCAGTACGCCCATTACCACCGCGATCGCCGCAACATCGTGACCCATCTGCTGGGCATCCCGCTGATTTTTTTGTCCATCGGCGTCCTGCTGCTGAGTCCATCTTGGGTGGTGGCGGGTCAGACGGTAACGCTCGCCTGGGCCCTGTGGGCACTGACCAGCGTTTGGTACCTGAGCCGGGGCGATGTTTTGCTGGGCGCGGCCACTTCGTTTGTGAATGGCGTGTTGATCGCGGCCGCCCATGAGGTCCCGCCTCTGGCGCAAGCCCTGGGGCTGGCGGTGTGGCAGGCGGGCTTGGGTTTGTTTTTCATCGGCTGGGTCATCCAGTTCATCGGCCACTATTTCGAAGGTAAAAAACCCGCTTTTGTGGACGACGTCGTCGGCTTGTTGGTGGGGCCGATGTTTGTGGTGGGCGAGGTGCTCATGTGGGCCGGGTTGCTCCAGCGCATGCACATGGACATCGAGCGCCAAGCTGGACCCACGCGCTGA
- the trxA gene encoding thioredoxin, whose product MMDVTIQNFEAEVIEASMTTPVLVDFWAPWCGPCKSLGPVLEKVETAYEGRFKLVKINSDQEQQLAQAFGIKSIPTCVLLMNGQPVDGFMGALPEGQVKQFLDKHLPAAEELQAQAAAEEAQQHLQAGDANSARAAMEHALATDPGNDDARFDLVKMLIGLGELAEAAALLAPAMSRIPVPLRFEAQTQWLNALEFVTTDPRGGWELDQFDALIAQNKRDFEARFAKSRLLIAIGQWEAAMDELLEIIMRDKKWDNEAPRKTFVALLELMTPPKSKTQDATGKSAGGIELMGKAALQEDPHMAMISSYRRKLSMALN is encoded by the coding sequence ATGATGGACGTCACGATACAAAACTTTGAAGCCGAGGTCATCGAAGCCTCCATGACCACGCCCGTGCTGGTGGACTTTTGGGCCCCTTGGTGCGGCCCCTGCAAATCGCTGGGCCCTGTCCTCGAAAAAGTGGAAACCGCCTACGAAGGCCGCTTCAAGCTGGTCAAGATCAACTCCGATCAAGAGCAGCAACTGGCCCAAGCCTTTGGCATCAAAAGCATCCCCACCTGCGTGCTGCTGATGAACGGCCAGCCGGTCGACGGCTTCATGGGTGCTTTGCCCGAGGGCCAAGTCAAGCAGTTCCTGGACAAACACCTGCCAGCCGCTGAAGAGCTACAAGCTCAAGCTGCCGCCGAAGAGGCTCAGCAACACCTGCAAGCCGGTGACGCCAACAGCGCCCGCGCCGCGATGGAACATGCCCTGGCCACCGATCCCGGTAACGACGACGCCCGTTTTGACCTGGTCAAGATGCTGATTGGCTTGGGCGAGTTGGCCGAAGCCGCCGCCTTGCTGGCCCCCGCCATGAGCCGCATTCCAGTGCCACTGCGCTTTGAGGCGCAAACCCAGTGGCTCAACGCGCTGGAGTTTGTGACCACCGATCCCCGCGGCGGCTGGGAACTCGACCAGTTTGACGCCTTGATCGCCCAAAACAAACGCGACTTTGAAGCCCGTTTTGCCAAAAGCCGTTTGCTGATCGCCATTGGCCAATGGGAAGCGGCCATGGACGAACTGCTCGAGATCATCATGCGCGACAAAAAGTGGGACAACGAAGCCCCACGCAAAACCTTTGTCGCCTTGCTGGAGTTGATGACACCGCCCAAGTCCAAAACGCAAGACGCCACCGGCAAATCAGCGGGCGGTATCGAGTTGATGGGCAAAGCGGCCCTGCAAGAAGACCCGCACATGGCCATGATCTCCAGCTACCGGCGCAAGCTGAGCATGGCGCTGAACTGA
- the purE gene encoding 5-(carboxyamino)imidazole ribonucleotide mutase — MTQALIGVVMGSSSDWDTMQHAVQILQQFGIPHDARVVSAHRMPDDMFAYAQSAAERGLKAIIAGAGGAAHLPGMIAAKTVVPVLGVPVQTKALSGVDSLHSIVQMPKGVPVATFAIGAAGAANAALFAVAMLANNDPALRQKLEAFRVEQTAMARAMTLPPVSPAGAA; from the coding sequence ATGACTCAAGCGCTCATCGGCGTCGTCATGGGTTCCAGCTCCGACTGGGACACCATGCAGCACGCAGTCCAGATTCTCCAACAGTTTGGCATCCCTCACGATGCCCGCGTGGTTTCGGCCCACAGAATGCCGGACGATATGTTTGCGTATGCACAGAGCGCGGCCGAGCGGGGCTTGAAGGCCATCATCGCGGGCGCTGGCGGTGCGGCCCATTTGCCCGGCATGATCGCGGCCAAAACCGTGGTGCCGGTGTTGGGTGTGCCGGTGCAGACCAAGGCGTTGTCGGGCGTGGATTCGCTGCACAGCATTGTGCAAATGCCCAAAGGCGTGCCTGTGGCCACTTTTGCCATTGGCGCAGCGGGTGCAGCCAATGCGGCCCTGTTTGCGGTGGCCATGCTGGCCAACAACGACCCTGCTTTGCGCCAAAAGCTGGAAGCTTTCCGCGTCGAACAAACTGCCATGGCCCGCGCCATGACGCTTCCTCCCGTATCACCAGCAGGTGCCGCATGA
- a CDS encoding 5-(carboxyamino)imidazole ribonucleotide synthase — protein MSRAILPGSMVNGQMATLGVMGGGQLGRMFVHAAQAMGYFTAVLDPDAASPAGLVSHHHIQTDYLDEQGLAQLMQRCAAITTEFENVPAPALLTLGAHRPVAPASESVAIAQDRAAEKAHFVRCGVPVAPHAVIETAAQLAAVGDDLLPGILKTSRMGYDGKGQIRVKTREELAAAWDELKGVPCVLEKMLPLQAECSVIVARGADGQVVNFPVQLNLHRDGILAVTSVYEGAVPADVAAQAVAATRAIAEGLHYVGVLCVEFFMLEGGQLVVNEMAPRPHNSGHYTMNACDQSQFDLQVRTLAGLPLTQPRQHSPAIMLNLLGDLWPEVTPTGKGPTSPAWAQVLALPGTHLHLYGKLSARPGRKMGHLNITGPTPEAVRATALQAAALLGIEAF, from the coding sequence ATGAGCCGCGCCATCTTGCCGGGCTCCATGGTCAATGGCCAAATGGCCACGTTGGGCGTGATGGGCGGCGGTCAGCTGGGCCGCATGTTCGTGCACGCGGCGCAGGCCATGGGTTACTTCACCGCTGTGCTCGACCCCGATGCGGCCAGCCCCGCCGGACTGGTGAGCCACCACCACATCCAAACCGATTACCTGGACGAGCAGGGCTTGGCGCAGTTGATGCAGCGCTGCGCGGCCATCACCACCGAGTTTGAAAACGTGCCTGCTCCGGCCCTGCTGACGCTGGGCGCACACCGCCCAGTGGCCCCGGCCTCCGAGTCGGTCGCGATTGCGCAAGACCGCGCCGCCGAGAAGGCCCACTTTGTGCGCTGCGGTGTGCCGGTCGCGCCGCATGCCGTGATCGAGACGGCGGCGCAGTTGGCGGCTGTGGGCGACGATTTGCTGCCTGGCATTTTGAAGACCTCGCGCATGGGTTATGACGGCAAGGGCCAGATCCGTGTCAAGACCCGCGAAGAATTGGCCGCAGCTTGGGATGAGCTCAAGGGCGTGCCCTGCGTGCTTGAGAAAATGCTGCCGCTGCAGGCCGAGTGTTCGGTCATCGTGGCGCGTGGCGCGGATGGGCAGGTGGTGAATTTTCCGGTGCAACTGAACTTGCACCGCGACGGCATTTTGGCCGTGACCAGCGTGTACGAAGGTGCGGTGCCGGCCGATGTGGCCGCGCAAGCGGTGGCCGCGACCCGCGCGATTGCCGAAGGCCTTCACTACGTGGGCGTGCTGTGTGTGGAGTTTTTCATGCTCGAAGGTGGTCAGCTGGTCGTCAACGAAATGGCCCCGCGCCCGCACAACAGCGGCCACTACACCATGAACGCCTGCGACCAGTCGCAATTTGATTTGCAGGTGCGCACGCTGGCAGGCTTGCCGCTCACGCAGCCGCGCCAACATTCACCGGCCATCATGCTCAACTTGTTGGGCGATTTGTGGCCCGAAGTCACGCCCACTGGCAAAGGCCCGACCAGCCCCGCTTGGGCGCAGGTGCTGGCGCTGCCTGGCACGCACTTGCATCTGTATGGCAAGCTGTCTGCCCGACCCGGCCGCAAGATGGGCCACCTGAACATCACGGGGCCGACGCCCGAGGCGGTGCGGGCCACCGCTTTGCAGGCGGCCGCTTTGCTCGGCATCGAAGCCTTTTAA
- a CDS encoding L-threonylcarbamoyladenylate synthase — MILSANEAAIAQAAQALRDGQLVGLPTETVYGLAANATDDAAVAKIFVAKGRPADHPLIVHVASAAQVPVFAAQVPDFAQSLIDAFWPGPLTLILPRQSGVAAASAGGQDSIGLRCPSHPVAQRLLQACAVLGVLGVSAPSANRFGRVSPTSALHVQSELGPDLLILDGGDCDVGIESTIIDCTRGEPVLLRPGHITRVQIEVACGRAVLDKDAPQAVLGQPAPRASGTLESHYAPRAKVRLMSATDIASKLQALGPHANNLGLWSAERPASEQGMGSGVGAGVLWRQQATTAEQAAHDLFGVLRDLDARGVSQIWVQLPPDTPEWEGVRDRLQRAAA; from the coding sequence ATGATCCTCAGTGCCAACGAAGCGGCCATCGCGCAGGCTGCACAAGCGCTGCGCGACGGCCAGTTGGTCGGCCTGCCGACCGAGACCGTGTACGGCCTGGCGGCCAATGCCACCGACGATGCAGCGGTGGCGAAAATTTTTGTGGCCAAGGGCCGCCCGGCGGACCATCCGCTGATCGTGCATGTGGCCAGCGCCGCGCAAGTGCCCGTGTTTGCCGCGCAAGTGCCCGACTTTGCACAATCGCTGATCGATGCCTTTTGGCCCGGTCCGTTGACATTGATTTTGCCGCGCCAAAGCGGTGTGGCTGCGGCCTCTGCGGGGGGGCAAGACTCGATTGGCTTGCGTTGTCCTTCGCACCCGGTGGCCCAGCGGCTTTTGCAAGCCTGTGCGGTCTTGGGTGTGTTGGGCGTGTCCGCCCCCAGCGCCAACCGCTTTGGCCGCGTGAGCCCCACCAGCGCTTTGCATGTGCAGTCCGAGCTGGGCCCCGATTTGTTGATCTTGGACGGCGGCGACTGCGACGTGGGCATCGAGTCCACCATCATCGACTGCACCCGAGGCGAGCCGGTCCTGCTGCGCCCTGGGCACATCACGCGCGTGCAAATTGAAGTGGCGTGTGGCCGTGCCGTGCTGGACAAAGACGCCCCCCAAGCGGTGCTGGGTCAGCCTGCACCCCGTGCATCGGGCACGCTCGAATCGCATTACGCGCCTCGCGCCAAGGTGCGCCTGATGTCGGCGACCGACATCGCTTCTAAATTACAAGCCTTGGGGCCACACGCCAACAACCTCGGGCTGTGGTCGGCCGAGCGGCCTGCGAGCGAGCAGGGCATGGGGTCTGGTGTAGGCGCTGGGGTGTTGTGGCGCCAGCAAGCCACCACAGCCGAACAAGCCGCGCACGACTTGTTTGGTGTGTTGCGCGACTTGGACGCCCGTGGGGTGAGCCAAATTTGGGTGCAGCTGCCGCCCGACACCCCCGAGTGGGAAGGCGTGCGGGATCGGTTGCAACGCGCTGCGGCTTAA
- a CDS encoding lipase family protein — MKTMKYGLSILGVALLAACGGGDAPHGSLLDSPVLLHTLSKAQLDGGPLAPLSGKAKCDVKVISLNYVTPGAKGEQSNASGVLLLPSGADCTAAAPLVAYAKGTDVQKTRTLANPADGETFLLAAMYAGQGYAVVATDYLGFAKSNYSYHPYLHADSEATSVIDSIRAARNAVSSQGGKLNGKVMLTGYSQGGHASMAAHRAIEKSLSSEINVVAGAHLAGPYNMSGSMKIPDAIAGYQFFVPYLVTAWQKIYGNLYSNVSDAFKAPYADGIESLLPSATLNYTTLVTSGKLPGINGETPNQARDALFQTSFSSDILTNPNNPTFLAAKKNDLLDWSPKSQTMLCSGSGDPTVPAAVHQSVMKAAFDAKGLTNVTSVDVHPYIEATYGPITMANIANYHGTYAPPFCHAQAKGLFDLVK, encoded by the coding sequence ATGAAAACAATGAAATACGGACTGTCCATTTTGGGTGTTGCCCTGCTGGCTGCATGCGGCGGCGGCGATGCACCCCACGGCTCCCTGCTCGATTCGCCTGTGTTGCTGCACACCCTGAGCAAAGCGCAGCTCGATGGCGGCCCCTTGGCCCCCCTGAGCGGCAAAGCCAAGTGCGATGTCAAGGTCATCTCGCTCAATTACGTCACCCCCGGCGCCAAAGGCGAACAATCCAACGCTTCTGGGGTGCTGCTGTTGCCCTCGGGCGCCGATTGCACTGCAGCAGCCCCTCTGGTGGCCTATGCCAAGGGCACCGATGTTCAAAAAACCCGCACACTCGCCAACCCAGCAGACGGTGAAACCTTCCTCTTGGCGGCTATGTATGCCGGCCAAGGCTATGCCGTGGTCGCCACCGACTACTTGGGCTTTGCCAAGTCCAACTACAGCTACCACCCCTACTTGCACGCAGACTCTGAGGCCACATCGGTCATTGACTCGATCCGTGCTGCTCGCAATGCCGTGTCGTCGCAGGGCGGCAAGCTCAATGGCAAGGTCATGTTGACCGGTTACTCACAAGGCGGCCACGCCTCCATGGCGGCCCACCGCGCCATCGAAAAGAGCCTGTCCTCTGAAATCAATGTGGTGGCAGGCGCTCACTTGGCGGGTCCTTACAACATGTCGGGCTCAATGAAAATTCCGGACGCCATTGCCGGCTATCAGTTCTTTGTGCCCTACCTGGTCACCGCATGGCAAAAGATTTATGGCAACCTTTACAGCAATGTCTCTGACGCTTTCAAAGCACCCTATGCAGATGGCATCGAGAGCTTGCTGCCCAGCGCCACTTTGAACTACACCACATTGGTCACATCAGGCAAATTGCCGGGCATCAATGGCGAGACCCCCAACCAAGCGCGTGATGCTTTATTCCAGACCAGCTTCAGCAGTGACATTTTGACCAACCCCAACAATCCGACCTTCTTGGCCGCCAAAAAGAACGATTTGCTGGATTGGTCTCCCAAATCACAGACCATGCTGTGCAGCGGCAGTGGCGACCCCACCGTGCCCGCAGCAGTTCACCAGTCCGTCATGAAGGCGGCATTTGATGCCAAAGGTCTGACCAACGTCACCTCGGTGGATGTACACCCCTACATCGAAGCGACCTATGGACCGATCACCATGGCCAATATTGCCAATTACCACGGCACTTACGCTCCACCGTTCTGCCACGCACAAGCCAAAGGTTTGTTCGATTTGGTGAAGTGA
- a CDS encoding SemiSWEET transporter has product MNLIDWVGSLAAFLTTASFIPQAWQTFRTRDVSGISLGMYSLFTVGVALWLVYGILMVAWPIIIANTITTSLALMILVMKLRYR; this is encoded by the coding sequence ATGAACCTCATCGACTGGGTTGGCTCTTTGGCCGCCTTTCTGACCACCGCCAGCTTCATTCCGCAAGCCTGGCAGACCTTTCGAACCCGTGATGTGAGCGGCATTTCGCTGGGCATGTACAGCCTGTTCACCGTGGGCGTGGCCCTGTGGCTGGTCTACGGCATCTTGATGGTGGCTTGGCCCATCATCATTGCCAACACGATCACCACCAGCTTGGCGCTGATGATTTTGGTGATGAAGCTGCGGTACCGCTGA
- the dacB gene encoding D-alanyl-D-alanine carboxypeptidase/D-alanyl-D-alanine endopeptidase, which produces MSATRAKRLFLSTLTHATAAPRAAGFAWAIAVGCILAWPAFAQNRSESAEAQTLTNQARTTLPRHVLQTLEKAQVPPSALSVLIAPLPQGPTSNSAQPRHLSHQAQASVNPASVMKLFTTYAGLILLGPDHVWRNRVYTDGPVRDGVLQGNLVVRGSGDPKLVVERLQELLTQVRSAGVRDVRGDIVLDRSVFDVRERSEPFDDEPLRPYNVGPDGLLLNFKAVVYKFTPDAASGQVQVRFEPPLAGFSAPTQLPLSQTPCSDWRRQLQADFSQPQQVRFAGRYPASCGEREWPVAYPEPEAYAPRVMQALWQQAGGQLTGQVRYGSRPASAKLLLEAPSLPLSDIIQDINKFSNNVMAQQLYLTLSSELGAPGRFEASRLRLSQWWRQGFAVHDEPVLDNGSGLSRTERSTAQALTALLQAAHSSPHARHFVNSLAIAGVDGTAARLKDRSPQSPVIGNAWLKTGSLRDVASVAGYVQGQSGQRYTLVAVLHHPNAHQARAALDQLLEWTVRDTTSPRAKAPQTP; this is translated from the coding sequence ATGTCTGCCACCCGCGCCAAGCGCCTATTTTTGTCCACGCTCACCCACGCCACCGCTGCGCCTCGTGCAGCGGGTTTTGCATGGGCCATCGCAGTGGGCTGCATATTGGCTTGGCCAGCTTTCGCCCAAAACCGCTCCGAGTCGGCAGAAGCCCAGACCCTCACCAACCAAGCCCGGACCACACTGCCCCGGCATGTTCTGCAAACCCTGGAAAAGGCCCAAGTTCCGCCTTCGGCCCTGAGCGTGCTCATCGCCCCCCTGCCCCAAGGTCCTACGTCCAACAGCGCCCAACCTCGGCATTTGTCGCACCAAGCCCAAGCCAGCGTGAACCCTGCTTCGGTCATGAAGCTGTTCACCACCTATGCGGGTTTGATCCTGCTGGGGCCCGACCACGTCTGGCGCAATCGGGTGTACACCGATGGCCCGGTGCGTGATGGGGTGCTGCAGGGCAATCTGGTCGTGCGCGGCAGCGGCGACCCCAAGCTGGTGGTTGAGCGCCTGCAAGAGCTGCTGACCCAGGTCCGATCAGCGGGCGTGCGCGACGTGCGCGGTGACATCGTGCTGGACCGCAGCGTGTTCGACGTGCGCGAGCGCAGCGAGCCCTTTGACGACGAACCCCTGCGGCCCTACAACGTGGGCCCAGACGGGTTGCTGCTCAACTTCAAGGCGGTGGTCTACAAATTCACGCCCGACGCCGCCAGCGGCCAGGTGCAGGTGCGCTTTGAACCGCCCCTGGCCGGGTTCTCGGCCCCCACGCAACTGCCACTGAGCCAGACCCCATGCAGTGACTGGCGACGCCAGCTGCAGGCCGACTTCAGCCAGCCGCAACAAGTGCGCTTTGCGGGCCGCTACCCGGCCAGCTGCGGTGAGCGCGAATGGCCCGTGGCCTACCCCGAACCCGAAGCCTATGCCCCCCGGGTCATGCAAGCCCTGTGGCAACAAGCGGGCGGGCAACTCACGGGGCAGGTGCGCTACGGCTCGCGCCCAGCATCGGCCAAGCTGCTGCTGGAAGCGCCCTCCTTGCCCTTGTCCGACATCATTCAGGACATCAACAAGTTCTCGAACAACGTGATGGCGCAGCAGCTGTACCTGACGCTGTCGAGCGAGCTGGGCGCACCCGGGCGGTTTGAGGCCTCGCGCTTGCGCCTGTCGCAGTGGTGGCGTCAAGGCTTTGCCGTGCACGATGAACCGGTGCTGGACAACGGCTCGGGCCTGTCCCGCACCGAGCGCAGCACCGCGCAGGCTTTGACGGCTTTGCTGCAAGCCGCACACTCCAGCCCGCACGCCCGGCACTTTGTCAACTCCTTGGCCATCGCCGGGGTGGACGGCACCGCCGCCCGACTCAAAGACCGCAGCCCGCAGTCGCCCGTGATCGGCAACGCCTGGCTCAAAACCGGTTCGCTGCGCGATGTGGCCTCGGTGGCCGGTTATGTGCAGGGCCAAAGCGGCCAGCGCTACACCCTGGTGGCCGTGCTGCACCACCCCAATGCCCACCAGGCCCGGGCCGCACTCGACCAATTGCTGGAGTGGACGGTGCGCGACACCACCTCTCCCCGGGCCAAAGCGCCCCAAACACCCTAA
- a CDS encoding DMT family transporter, producing the protein MRFSSKTVGLASAVITVLIWTGFIVIARASASRGLLPLDIALARILGASSILLPWAWWLMRSARQAGEKVGSLGGLSPLPLAPTVQAGVLGGLLYAVLAYTGFFFAPASHASVLLPGSLPLWTTLLAWLVLREQVSSARALGLGFIVLGDVLVGGASLLMAFDGGEVWKGDLLFMTAACCWAGYSITVRRHGLDAVRATMAITAFAFVSFVPVYLTLIGLGLLPTHLMQVPWTEILFQAVFQGVGSVVISGITFTQMVRHYGPVRSTMITALVPGLSALGAVWFLGEPMHWNLLAGLALVTSGILFGVRQAKKPAAAPAPLSTGSQP; encoded by the coding sequence ATGCGATTTTCTTCAAAAACCGTGGGCCTGGCTTCTGCGGTCATCACGGTGCTCATCTGGACCGGTTTCATTGTCATTGCGCGGGCTTCGGCATCTCGGGGTTTGCTGCCACTGGACATCGCGCTGGCCCGCATTCTGGGGGCCAGCAGCATCTTGCTGCCCTGGGCTTGGTGGTTGATGCGCTCTGCACGCCAAGCCGGTGAAAAAGTGGGCTCCTTGGGCGGCCTGTCGCCCTTGCCCTTGGCCCCGACCGTGCAGGCTGGCGTGTTGGGTGGCTTGCTTTATGCCGTGTTGGCCTACACGGGTTTCTTTTTTGCGCCCGCCTCACATGCGTCGGTGCTCTTGCCTGGCAGCTTGCCTTTGTGGACCACCTTGCTGGCCTGGCTGGTCTTGCGTGAACAAGTGTCCTCGGCCCGCGCATTGGGGCTGGGCTTCATTGTGTTGGGCGATGTGCTGGTGGGTGGTGCCAGCTTGCTCATGGCTTTTGACGGCGGCGAGGTCTGGAAAGGCGATTTGTTGTTCATGACCGCCGCTTGCTGTTGGGCGGGTTACAGCATCACGGTGCGTCGGCATGGCCTGGATGCGGTGCGAGCGACCATGGCCATCACCGCGTTTGCCTTTGTCAGTTTTGTGCCCGTGTACCTGACCTTGATTGGCTTGGGGCTGCTGCCCACCCATTTGATGCAGGTACCGTGGACCGAAATCCTGTTCCAGGCCGTCTTCCAGGGCGTGGGCTCGGTGGTCATCTCGGGCATCACCTTCACGCAGATGGTGCGCCACTATGGCCCGGTGCGCTCGACCATGATCACGGCCCTGGTGCCCGGCCTGTCGGCGCTGGGGGCGGTGTGGTTTTTGGGTGAGCCCATGCACTGGAATTTGCTGGCCGGGCTGGCGCTGGTGACCAGTGGCATTTTGTTTGGTGTGCGGCAGGCCAAAAAACCTGCAGCCGCACCCGCTCCTTTGTCTACAGGAAGCCAGCCATGA
- the tsaB gene encoding tRNA (adenosine(37)-N6)-threonylcarbamoyltransferase complex dimerization subunit type 1 TsaB — MSPSPERRWLAFDTSTDVLFLAVARGEQVWTQTLPGGAQASSGLIPAVLALLAEADMPLASLDAIVFGRGPGSFTGLRTACAVAQGLAFGADVPVLPVDTLLAVAEEARWSQVQAGAIAPDAALTVLALLDARMDEVYSAAYRWEPVPGASHGRWQAAMPLQVGAPEKLQMPDGPMVLQAGNAFAAYGERLPQVVSEGWRCEALPTAAALLRLAPALWAQGLAVPAEQAMPLYIRDKVANTTAEREAMKAQIALDKATAHP; from the coding sequence ATGAGCCCCAGCCCCGAGCGCCGCTGGTTGGCCTTTGACACCAGCACCGATGTGCTGTTTTTGGCCGTGGCCCGCGGTGAGCAGGTCTGGACCCAAACTTTGCCCGGCGGCGCACAAGCCTCCAGCGGTTTGATTCCGGCGGTGCTGGCGCTGCTGGCCGAAGCCGACATGCCACTGGCTTCGCTTGACGCCATCGTGTTTGGCCGCGGACCGGGTTCGTTCACCGGCTTGCGCACCGCCTGCGCAGTGGCGCAGGGTCTGGCTTTTGGGGCCGATGTACCCGTGTTGCCCGTCGACACTTTGCTGGCCGTGGCCGAAGAGGCCCGCTGGTCGCAAGTGCAGGCCGGGGCCATCGCACCCGATGCCGCGCTCACCGTGCTGGCGCTGTTGGATGCCCGCATGGACGAGGTCTACAGCGCCGCTTACCGCTGGGAGCCCGTACCGGGCGCAAGCCACGGGCGTTGGCAAGCAGCCATGCCCTTGCAGGTGGGTGCGCCAGAAAAATTGCAGATGCCCGACGGCCCCATGGTGCTGCAAGCCGGCAACGCTTTTGCCGCGTACGGCGAGCGACTGCCCCAAGTGGTGTCGGAGGGCTGGCGCTGCGAGGCGCTGCCCACCGCCGCCGCTTTGCTGCGCCTGGCTCCGGCCTTGTGGGCTCAAGGCTTGGCCGTTCCGGCCGAGCAGGCCATGCCGCTCTACATCCGCGACAAAGTGGCCAACACCACTGCCGAGCGCGAGGCCATGAAGGCCCAGATCGCCTTGGACAAGGCCACTGCGCATCCATGA
- the rimI gene encoding ribosomal protein S18-alanine N-acetyltransferase, whose product MNPASSEEGAQPSEATRNRVTLAPMSQDDLDAVIAIEQTAYSHPWTRGNFRDSLNPLFEAQCLWLDGELLGYFLAMHGVEEMHLLNITVAPARQGQGWGHMMLDALSLMSRHAGAQWLWLEVRQSNLRALKVYERYGFKQVSIRKDYYPAGRLQREHAVVMSLKL is encoded by the coding sequence ATGAATCCTGCTTCATCTGAAGAAGGCGCCCAGCCGTCAGAGGCCACGCGCAACCGCGTCACGCTGGCCCCCATGTCGCAGGACGATCTGGACGCGGTGATCGCCATCGAGCAAACCGCCTACAGCCACCCTTGGACGCGGGGCAATTTCCGTGACTCGCTCAACCCCTTGTTCGAGGCCCAATGCCTGTGGCTGGACGGCGAATTGCTGGGCTATTTTTTGGCCATGCACGGGGTGGAAGAAATGCATTTGCTCAACATCACCGTCGCGCCCGCCCGGCAAGGCCAGGGCTGGGGCCACATGATGCTGGACGCTTTGTCGCTCATGTCGCGCCATGCCGGAGCGCAATGGCTGTGGCTGGAGGTGCGCCAAAGCAATCTGCGTGCACTGAAGGTCTACGAGCGGTACGGCTTCAAGCAGGTCAGCATCCGCAAGGATTACTATCCGGCAGGTCGCCTGCAGCGAGAGCATGCGGTGGTGATGAGTTTGAAACTGTGA